Proteins from a genomic interval of Gopherus evgoodei ecotype Sinaloan lineage chromosome 7, rGopEvg1_v1.p, whole genome shotgun sequence:
- the CAV3 gene encoding caveolin-3: MAEEQTGLEERIIIKDPHTKEIDLVNRDPKHINEDVIKVDFEDIIAEPAGTYSFDGVWKASYTTFTVSKYWCYRLLSVVLGIPLAVIWGFLFALISFCHIWAVVPCIKSYVIEIQCVSRIYSLCIHTFCDPLCEALGKIFSSIKVALRKEI, from the exons ATGGCAGAAGAGCAAACTGGACTTGAGGAAAGGATAATAATAAAGGACCCGCACACAAAGGAAATAGACCTGGTGAACAGAGATCCAAAGcacattaatgaagatgttataAAG GTGGATTTTGAAGATATCATTGCTGAGCCAGCAGGTACATACAGTTTTGATGGAGTATGGAAAGCCAGCTACACCACCTTCACAGTCAGCAAGTACTGGTGCTACCGGCTGCTTTCGGTTGTGTTGGGAATCCCTCTGGCAGTCATCTGGGGCTTCCTCTTTGCTTTAATCTCCTTTTGTCATATCTGGGCAGTAGTGCCCTGCATCAAAAGCTATGTGATCGAAATCCAGTGTGTCAGCAGAATTTACTCCCTCTGCATCCACACCTTCTGTGACCCACTGTGTGAGGCCCTGGGGAAGATCTTTAGCAGCATCAAAGTTGCCCTACGCAAGGAAATCTAG